A section of the Paenibacillus yonginensis genome encodes:
- a CDS encoding sensor histidine kinase → MNYSKTIFLGKPKKLAFKIPFAYFLIILITVGFSYLVLNKISSNSAQKKINEASLQTIASIQANVDLMIDNVNNYSKMIFSDHNLQNLLRQGNLYANLDTQSKVSSYLYNLMQAVPIIDSVYIFDNSGHRFSVGTQELPTFKEVNVQDASWYDQVVQNKGKYLLKLNGSGAFSEGTVKGNFISFIRLIRDIDDTSPLGVLVLNIKASSFVQAYSSLLNQDSFHIAILDENNQTIIANPAFDQNGTGLQQLITSNKEKLQEKFDQSGSGFQTLNAGSQKYTVSYLSGGAYNWRFISINSYETIDSRNKSLVLLALILLVINGTVFFVSSFIISRSIIKPIHKLLRAMYKAPSGNFRKVNVELNSYEFEQLYRGYNQMIEQIEQMLKRIIEEQNTLRKAELTTLQAQIKPHFLYNTLDSITSLALSGLNDQVCELIEALGSYYRLSVNKGREVITVGEEIEIVRNYLIIQKTRYQDVFDVQFEMDEECRQTPIPKLVMQPLVENSLYHGIRPKGSPGKIEISVKGTNENVVITIADDGVGMSGEEIEEILNTERKGQNKSFGLWGTMERLRIFYEDKDCVQIESEPLKGTRITLIIPNGADLGWGN, encoded by the coding sequence GTGAATTATTCCAAAACTATATTTCTCGGTAAACCCAAAAAACTAGCCTTTAAAATTCCCTTTGCTTATTTCCTTATCATTTTAATTACCGTAGGGTTCAGTTATTTGGTCCTTAACAAAATTTCCTCAAATTCAGCCCAAAAGAAAATCAATGAAGCATCTCTGCAAACCATCGCCTCCATACAGGCCAATGTCGATTTAATGATTGACAATGTCAATAATTATTCTAAAATGATTTTCTCGGATCATAATCTGCAAAACTTGCTGAGGCAAGGGAACTTATATGCTAATCTGGATACCCAATCCAAAGTAAGTTCGTATCTGTACAACCTTATGCAAGCGGTTCCAATTATTGATTCGGTCTATATTTTTGACAATTCGGGTCATCGCTTCTCGGTCGGCACTCAAGAACTGCCCACTTTTAAGGAGGTAAATGTGCAGGACGCATCGTGGTACGATCAGGTGGTTCAAAATAAAGGAAAATATCTGCTAAAGCTGAACGGCAGCGGAGCTTTCTCGGAAGGAACCGTTAAAGGAAATTTTATTTCGTTTATCCGGCTGATCCGGGATATTGATGACACTTCCCCTTTAGGGGTGTTGGTCCTAAACATTAAAGCAAGCTCCTTTGTTCAGGCGTACTCCAGCCTGCTGAATCAAGATTCATTTCATATTGCGATCCTGGATGAGAACAATCAGACCATCATAGCTAATCCGGCTTTTGACCAAAACGGTACCGGCCTTCAGCAGCTAATCACATCAAATAAAGAGAAACTTCAAGAAAAGTTCGATCAGAGCGGTTCAGGATTTCAGACCCTAAATGCGGGTTCACAAAAATATACGGTATCTTATCTGTCCGGTGGAGCCTACAATTGGAGGTTTATCAGCATAAACTCCTATGAAACGATTGATTCCAGAAATAAGTCATTGGTGCTTTTAGCCCTGATTTTGCTAGTCATAAATGGAACCGTATTTTTTGTAAGTTCTTTTATTATCTCACGAAGCATCATTAAACCTATTCATAAGCTTCTTCGGGCCATGTACAAGGCGCCAAGCGGGAACTTCAGAAAAGTAAACGTTGAATTGAACAGCTATGAGTTCGAACAGCTGTATAGGGGATACAACCAGATGATCGAACAAATTGAGCAGATGCTTAAGCGAATTATTGAAGAGCAGAATACCCTCCGTAAGGCGGAGCTGACTACACTGCAAGCTCAAATTAAACCGCATTTTCTATATAACACACTGGATTCCATAACCTCGTTAGCCCTGTCGGGATTAAATGATCAGGTATGTGAATTGATTGAGGCATTAGGCAGTTATTACCGATTAAGCGTGAATAAAGGAAGGGAAGTCATTACGGTCGGGGAAGAAATTGAAATTGTCCGGAATTATTTAATTATTCAGAAAACACGTTATCAGGATGTCTTTGATGTTCAGTTCGAGATGGATGAGGAGTGCAGGCAGACTCCAATTCCGAAGCTGGTCATGCAGCCGTTGGTAGAAAACTCTCTTTATCATGGAATACGTCCTAAAGGTTCCCCAGGAAAGATAGAAATCAGTGTGAAGGGGACAAACGAGAATGTCGTGATTACCATAGCTGATGATGGCGTGGGGATGTCTGGGGAAGAAATTGAGGAGATTTTAAACACAGAAAGAAAAGGCCAAAACAAAAGTTTTGGTCTTTGGGGAACAATGGAGCGCCTGCGCATTTTTTATGAAGATAAAGACTGTGTCCAAATCGAGAGTGAACCCTTGAAGGGAACTAGGATTACATTAATCATACCGAATGGAGCTGATCTGGGATGGGGGAACTAA
- a CDS encoding alpha-N-arabinofuranosidase has translation MNTTITVNADQSTGTISRHIYGHFAEHLGRCIYEGIWVGEDSPIPNTRGIRNDVLEALRNLSIPVLRWPGGCFADEYHWKDGIGPREQRKRMVNTHWGGVVENNHFGTHEFLDLCELLGTEPYICGNVGSGTVQEMQEWVEYMTFDGESPMADWRKANGREKPWKLKYFGVGNENWGCGGNMRPAYYADEYRRFQTYVRNYGDNRVYKIAGGANSDDYNWTETLMREAGGYMDGLSLHNYTVPGGFEVKRPATGFDEAEWFETMQLALRMDELITRHKAIMDQHDPKKRVGLIVDEWGTWFQVEPGTNPGFLYQQNSLRDALVAGLHFHVFHRHCDRVHMANIAQTVNVLQAMILTEGAEMLLTPTYHVFEMFKVHQDAEALSLHLDTGEYTLGDESIPQISASASKRADGTLDISLCNLDPNREAAVSLQLRGLAGIPEVSGRVLTHNDMNAHNTFSQPETVKPLAFEGLQEVSANGLSAVLPPASVVVLTLRS, from the coding sequence ATGAACACTACCATTACCGTTAATGCCGATCAGTCGACAGGTACCATCAGCCGCCATATCTACGGGCATTTTGCAGAACATTTAGGGCGCTGCATTTATGAAGGGATCTGGGTAGGCGAGGATTCGCCGATTCCCAATACCCGGGGGATCCGGAACGATGTTCTTGAGGCGCTTAGAAACTTAAGCATCCCGGTCCTGCGCTGGCCCGGCGGCTGCTTCGCCGACGAATATCACTGGAAGGACGGCATAGGGCCAAGGGAACAGCGCAAACGTATGGTGAATACGCATTGGGGCGGTGTGGTGGAGAATAACCACTTCGGCACCCATGAATTTCTGGACCTGTGCGAGCTGCTCGGCACGGAGCCTTATATTTGCGGAAATGTGGGCAGCGGTACCGTTCAGGAAATGCAGGAGTGGGTCGAATACATGACCTTTGACGGTGAATCGCCAATGGCCGACTGGCGAAAGGCCAACGGGCGCGAGAAGCCGTGGAAGCTGAAATATTTTGGCGTCGGAAACGAGAATTGGGGCTGCGGGGGGAACATGCGTCCTGCCTATTATGCTGATGAATACCGCAGATTTCAGACTTACGTACGAAACTATGGCGACAACCGCGTCTACAAGATAGCCGGCGGGGCGAATTCGGATGACTATAACTGGACGGAGACGCTGATGCGTGAAGCCGGCGGGTATATGGACGGTCTCAGTCTTCACAACTATACCGTGCCTGGAGGATTTGAGGTCAAACGTCCGGCGACCGGCTTTGACGAAGCGGAATGGTTTGAAACGATGCAGCTGGCGCTCCGGATGGACGAACTGATTACCCGCCACAAAGCAATCATGGACCAGCATGATCCAAAGAAACGGGTTGGCCTCATTGTTGACGAGTGGGGGACGTGGTTCCAGGTAGAACCCGGAACAAATCCCGGTTTTCTTTATCAGCAAAATTCGCTGCGCGATGCTCTTGTAGCAGGTCTGCATTTCCACGTCTTCCACCGGCACTGCGACCGTGTCCATATGGCGAATATCGCGCAGACGGTCAACGTCCTGCAGGCCATGATTCTGACAGAAGGCGCCGAGATGCTGCTGACTCCCACCTACCATGTGTTTGAAATGTTTAAGGTCCACCAGGATGCAGAAGCACTGTCGCTTCATTTGGATACGGGCGAATATACCTTGGGGGACGAGTCGATCCCGCAGATCAGCGCATCTGCATCCAAACGCGCGGACGGAACCCTGGACATCAGCCTCTGCAATCTTGATCCTAACCGTGAGGCTGCCGTCTCGCTTCAGCTGAGGGGTTTAGCCGGAATTCCTGAGGTCAGCGGACGTGTGCTTACCCATAACGACATGAATGCGCACAATACCTTTAGCCAGCCGGAAACGGTGAAACCTCTGGCTTTTGAGGGGCTCCAGGAAGTGAGTGCAAACGGATTATCCGCTGTACTGCCTCCGGCCTCCGTTGTTGTGCTGACGCTGCGGTCCTAG
- a CDS encoding polysaccharide deacetylase family protein produces the protein MAEISLINKVPTRGKAVAFTFDDGPDPLFTRQIMDIFREVNGHATFFMIGRQIELYGNLAAEVHAAGHEIANHTYSHPDLTKLTLEEVRTELELADSRIRQVTGKQASHFRPPYFAATPEIIALAAEMGYTSIGCVNGEAKDWEQPGVSFIVDQTRLTVESGSIFLFHDGYGERSQTVEAVRILAQELAAEGFSCVTVSELLQSAAADQV, from the coding sequence ATGGCTGAAATAAGTTTGATCAATAAAGTTCCCACACGGGGAAAAGCGGTTGCCTTCACCTTTGACGACGGGCCTGATCCGCTTTTTACAAGGCAGATCATGGATATCTTCCGGGAGGTTAATGGCCATGCGACGTTTTTCATGATCGGTCGCCAGATCGAACTTTACGGGAATCTGGCAGCAGAGGTTCATGCTGCAGGGCATGAAATCGCGAATCATACTTATTCCCATCCTGATCTTACCAAGCTGACACTTGAGGAAGTTCGTACCGAACTGGAGCTTGCAGATAGCCGGATTAGGCAGGTGACAGGGAAACAGGCCTCCCATTTCAGGCCCCCCTATTTTGCGGCCACACCTGAAATTATCGCCCTTGCGGCAGAAATGGGCTATACATCCATAGGATGCGTGAATGGGGAAGCCAAGGACTGGGAGCAGCCCGGAGTAAGCTTTATCGTGGATCAGACCCGGCTAACCGTGGAGAGCGGAAGCATTTTCTTATTCCACGACGGTTATGGCGAGCGTTCCCAGACCGTTGAAGCCGTGCGGATTTTGGCGCAAGAGCTGGCAGCGGAAGGATTTAGTTGTGTTACGGTAAGCGAGCTGCTGCAATCAGCCGCCGCTGATCAGGTTTAA
- a CDS encoding ABC transporter substrate-binding protein, which translates to MKRFLAILLIGALMTALTACGGGNQQAEENPSGSSNQGKEISGDLTVFGWGGGEELQSRKEATKIFKKLYPKVKVHEVWLPADNIDVKLDAALAAGNAGDVIMMSPDWKGLRSKWFEDLNPYIERDQLDLEALFTQGVDGGYVDPDGKREGMPTTASDFMIAYNKDIFDKAGIAYPTNDWTWDDFAATAKQISSGEGANRVYGIVSHWILQSFAPFIYGGKPYNEDWTKQTLDDPNTLKGYQLFGDLVKAKAMPDDAAAKSMPMDQMFAAGKAAMYPLGLFEASTIAKNIGSNFKWGIVMPPKDPSGKTVNIKFQTGFAMNKDSKNKEAAWAYIKTVSLNKEVGDLYSKVNLPAAKESADGTFANLKIEGTDISMMDFITGLQDATTFPWGGSIAKAGDLYEQTWQQVTVQGKSAEEAAKAYTSQIQSALDSIHQSK; encoded by the coding sequence ATGAAAAGATTTTTGGCCATTCTGCTGATCGGGGCTTTGATGACAGCTCTTACTGCTTGCGGTGGAGGAAATCAACAGGCGGAGGAGAACCCTTCGGGCAGCTCTAATCAAGGGAAAGAAATTTCGGGTGACCTCACCGTATTCGGGTGGGGCGGCGGCGAGGAGCTCCAATCCCGGAAGGAAGCAACCAAAATTTTTAAGAAGCTGTACCCGAAAGTGAAGGTTCATGAAGTGTGGCTCCCGGCGGATAATATCGATGTCAAGCTGGATGCGGCTTTGGCTGCGGGAAATGCCGGCGATGTGATCATGATGTCCCCGGACTGGAAAGGGCTCAGATCCAAGTGGTTTGAAGACCTGAATCCTTATATTGAAAGGGACCAATTGGACCTTGAAGCCTTGTTTACGCAGGGGGTTGACGGAGGGTATGTGGATCCGGACGGCAAACGGGAAGGCATGCCGACCACGGCCTCGGATTTTATGATCGCATACAACAAAGATATCTTTGACAAGGCCGGCATCGCCTATCCTACGAACGACTGGACCTGGGACGATTTTGCGGCCACAGCCAAACAGATTTCCTCGGGGGAAGGCGCTAACCGGGTTTACGGGATTGTATCCCATTGGATTCTGCAAAGCTTCGCACCGTTTATTTACGGCGGCAAACCTTATAACGAGGATTGGACCAAACAGACGCTGGATGATCCAAACACCCTTAAAGGTTATCAGCTGTTCGGCGATCTCGTGAAAGCCAAAGCGATGCCGGATGATGCGGCTGCCAAGAGTATGCCGATGGACCAGATGTTCGCTGCAGGTAAAGCGGCTATGTACCCGCTTGGTCTGTTTGAAGCATCGACGATCGCCAAAAATATCGGCTCCAACTTTAAATGGGGAATCGTCATGCCGCCGAAGGACCCGTCCGGAAAAACCGTCAACATTAAATTCCAGACCGGCTTTGCCATGAACAAGGACTCCAAAAACAAAGAAGCCGCCTGGGCTTATATTAAAACGGTATCCCTGAATAAAGAGGTAGGCGACCTGTACAGCAAGGTTAATCTCCCTGCCGCGAAAGAGTCGGCCGACGGCACGTTTGCCAATCTGAAAATTGAAGGCACGGATATTTCCATGATGGACTTTATAACGGGGCTGCAGGACGCGACGACCTTCCCTTGGGGAGGCTCCATTGCCAAAGCCGGTGATCTCTATGAGCAGACCTGGCAGCAGGTTACGGTTCAAGGGAAATCGGCTGAGGAAGCGGCTAAAGCCTACACCTCACAGATTCAATCCGCTCTCGATTCCATCCATCAAAGTAAATAG
- a CDS encoding carbohydrate ABC transporter permease, translating to MSTAEMALPKRTIPIGTILLQAFLILVAITQIYPLIWLAFFSLKDNSEIFSGDVANLPKQFLWSNYAKALSEGHVLTYFFNSVFVTAVSIILVLILSSMTGYAITRMNWKLSGLTLTIILLGMMVPIHAALLPLFMVLKNLGLLNSYWSLIIPYVAFGIPMAVFILGSFFRGVPRELEEAAVIDGCGIYRTFFSIILPLVRPAISTVAIFTFLSCWNELMFAVTFINKESMQTLTVGMMSMVGTYITQWGIIGAGLMITTIPTIIIYLLLNKQVQKSMIAGAVKG from the coding sequence GTGAGTACGGCTGAAATGGCGTTACCGAAAAGAACCATACCCATAGGAACTATTCTGCTGCAGGCGTTTTTAATTCTTGTTGCGATTACACAGATCTATCCGCTCATTTGGCTGGCCTTCTTCTCACTTAAAGATAACAGTGAAATCTTCAGCGGTGATGTGGCGAACCTTCCTAAACAGTTCCTTTGGAGCAACTATGCGAAGGCACTGTCGGAAGGGCATGTCTTGACTTATTTCTTTAACAGCGTATTTGTGACTGCCGTATCGATTATTCTTGTTCTCATCCTGTCGTCGATGACCGGTTATGCCATTACCCGAATGAACTGGAAATTAAGCGGTTTAACGCTGACCATTATCCTTCTGGGTATGATGGTGCCGATTCATGCGGCATTGCTGCCCTTGTTTATGGTATTAAAAAATTTAGGTCTGCTGAACAGCTACTGGTCTTTGATTATTCCTTATGTTGCCTTCGGTATCCCGATGGCCGTGTTTATTCTCGGCAGCTTCTTTAGGGGGGTTCCCCGGGAGCTTGAGGAAGCCGCCGTTATAGACGGGTGCGGCATTTACAGAACGTTCTTTTCCATCATTTTGCCGCTTGTTCGTCCGGCGATATCGACGGTCGCCATCTTTACGTTTCTTTCCTGCTGGAACGAGCTGATGTTTGCCGTGACCTTTATTAATAAAGAGTCTATGCAGACGCTGACAGTCGGGATGATGTCGATGGTCGGAACCTACATCACCCAGTGGGGAATTATCGGGGCGGGGCTTATGATCACCACGATTCCAACGATTATTATTTATTTGCTGCTCAACAAACAGGTACAGAAGAGTATGATCGCCGGTGCAGTCAAGGGATAA
- a CDS encoding extracellular solute-binding protein, with amino-acid sequence MKALLKRTMGVILAVGLAGSLAACSSGSSSNGAQSNESGSIKLTLWDQSVGNTDPTAKLLPTIIDKWNSDHPDIQIERTGTTGEQYKTKIKTSIAAGEAPDVFYGMGGGSFMEPYIKSGNVLDISSYLTDDLKAKLGPGMAEAIENDGKIYTLPVYTHIANLYVNTELFDKAGAKLPTTYKELLDAVDKLKAAGITPALIGEKDRWPGMYWYDIIAMRQAGNEAVKEAFKDPSKWNSPDFVAAAAKMQELAKAGAFNSSMFSMSYDEMLGAFNAGNGAMMVQANWVNAGIEDPSSAAKGKVKVIPFPVFEDGKGTNTEIFGGAVDGFYISSTTKHPKEAAEFLKYLSEQLGTQGYLAGAGLPSWKTDGLDTSGLSSLDLSSAEIMKTATSFIAWWDNILPAESAETHKNLIAQLLAGDITPEEFCKQMAQLQPTELNL; translated from the coding sequence ATGAAAGCGTTATTAAAAAGAACGATGGGTGTCATTTTGGCTGTAGGATTGGCAGGCAGCCTCGCTGCGTGTTCGTCCGGATCATCTTCGAATGGCGCGCAATCAAATGAAAGCGGATCCATTAAGTTGACCCTTTGGGATCAATCCGTAGGCAACACAGATCCTACTGCGAAGCTGCTGCCGACGATTATTGACAAATGGAACAGCGACCATCCGGACATTCAGATTGAACGGACGGGGACTACAGGCGAGCAGTATAAGACCAAGATCAAAACTTCAATTGCCGCCGGCGAAGCTCCTGATGTTTTTTACGGTATGGGCGGAGGAAGTTTTATGGAGCCTTACATCAAATCCGGCAATGTCCTCGACATCTCGAGTTATCTGACGGATGATCTCAAGGCTAAACTGGGACCGGGCATGGCGGAAGCAATCGAGAATGACGGAAAAATTTATACCCTGCCCGTCTATACCCATATTGCGAACCTTTACGTGAATACCGAATTGTTTGATAAAGCAGGCGCCAAACTCCCGACAACCTATAAGGAACTGCTGGATGCCGTGGATAAGCTGAAAGCGGCGGGAATCACGCCGGCGTTAATCGGGGAAAAAGACCGCTGGCCGGGCATGTACTGGTACGACATCATTGCGATGCGCCAGGCCGGAAATGAGGCGGTTAAAGAGGCGTTCAAAGATCCGTCGAAATGGAATTCTCCGGATTTTGTAGCCGCAGCGGCAAAAATGCAGGAGCTGGCCAAAGCTGGCGCATTCAACAGCAGCATGTTCAGCATGAGCTATGATGAAATGCTGGGCGCCTTTAATGCCGGGAATGGGGCTATGATGGTTCAGGCCAACTGGGTAAATGCAGGTATTGAAGATCCTTCCTCCGCCGCCAAAGGCAAGGTTAAAGTCATTCCGTTCCCGGTCTTTGAAGACGGTAAAGGAACAAACACCGAAATTTTCGGCGGTGCCGTCGACGGCTTCTATATCAGCAGCACCACCAAACACCCTAAAGAAGCAGCCGAGTTCCTGAAATACCTGAGCGAGCAGCTCGGCACGCAGGGTTATCTGGCCGGAGCAGGACTTCCAAGCTGGAAAACGGACGGGCTCGATACTTCCGGCTTGTCCTCGCTGGACCTGTCCAGTGCAGAAATTATGAAGACCGCAACTTCGTTTATCGCTTGGTGGGATAACATTCTCCCGGCCGAATCCGCTGAAACCCATAAGAACTTGATTGCGCAGCTTCTGGCAGGCGACATCACGCCTGAGGAATTCTGCAAACAGATGGCCCAGCTTCAGCCGACAGAGCTGAACCTCTAG
- a CDS encoding carbohydrate ABC transporter permease, with translation MMNSVFSNKTAITIFVLPTLLIFCAIVLVPIFVSSYYSLLDWNGVGKGAYIGFHNYVELFTDSRALNSMKNSLLFAAASIFIQLPLSLLLALILASNVKGEGFYRTVYFIPVLISTVVIAQLWSKIYNADYGLLNTLLENVGLSHLAQDWLGQKKTALIASFIPTLWQYIGYHMLLMYAGAKSISQDIFEAAKIDGASRVRTAFLITIPLMKPVLKVCLVFSVIGAFKVFDLIYVLTGGGPFFTTEVPSTLMYTTIFDTYRYGYGSAISVFIILECLVVTLIINKFIKTE, from the coding sequence ATGATGAATTCTGTATTTTCAAATAAAACAGCCATAACGATATTTGTTCTTCCTACCCTCCTTATCTTTTGTGCGATTGTTTTGGTTCCGATCTTCGTTTCGAGTTATTATAGTTTGCTGGATTGGAATGGCGTCGGCAAAGGAGCGTATATCGGGTTCCATAACTACGTGGAATTGTTTACGGATTCGAGAGCCCTGAATTCCATGAAAAATTCGCTGCTGTTTGCAGCCGCTTCTATCTTCATCCAGCTGCCTTTATCTCTTTTGCTGGCCCTTATATTAGCATCGAACGTTAAAGGAGAGGGCTTTTACCGCACGGTTTATTTCATACCGGTATTGATTTCAACCGTAGTAATCGCGCAGCTGTGGTCTAAAATCTATAATGCAGACTATGGACTTCTGAACACTCTGCTGGAAAATGTGGGGCTCTCCCATTTGGCCCAGGACTGGCTTGGACAGAAGAAAACGGCGCTGATTGCCTCGTTTATCCCGACTCTATGGCAGTATATCGGGTATCACATGCTGCTGATGTATGCGGGAGCGAAGTCAATTTCGCAGGATATTTTTGAAGCGGCCAAGATTGACGGGGCTTCCCGAGTGCGGACAGCCTTTTTAATCACCATTCCGTTAATGAAGCCGGTCCTTAAAGTATGCCTTGTATTCTCCGTCATTGGTGCATTTAAAGTATTCGATCTGATTTATGTGCTGACGGGCGGCGGGCCTTTCTTCACCACGGAAGTGCCGAGTACCTTAATGTACACAACGATTTTTGATACTTACCGATATGGTTATGGCAGTGCCATCTCGGTCTTCATTATCCTTGAATGCCTGGTAGTTACTTTGATCATCAATAAATTCATCAAAACAGAGTAG
- a CDS encoding response regulator: protein MGELKVLIVDDEYLIRNLLRMRIDWEKQGMKIIGEAAHAAEALEFVDKHRPDVIFTDIYMPSIDGIEFSERVLKKYPDIKIVIVTGHDEFEYARKSIKIGISDFILKPIHASELLSVTEKLRKTIEEERTREKEMEVLKEELRRNLPYLKEKFLYHWLNGSLSKEEIYEKAAYFQVPMGRGTEAFQIAVMEISSVSATHTEEQLILLRMECRNKIEAFYKDNSQVIILMDTRNQIVLISQSQDNHLVSDCEWLMANLLHLGTCTVSIGIGRRHEHIEAAHLGYEEACRALHYQAFVGKNQVVCFEDIVEGGDEQYRSNTELLRQLQFYISVGSSERASQTLGQIFDVSFASVSQFRMAAMDVIMECQRAAIEQQIENEHVFDKETLVSILTAELLPQLMQSLERYVLHVAGVIYSRQEAKVGNLISQVKDYLEHNISNPEVGLASTAAAFFVSPGHLGRLMKKETGQTFVEYLTNLRMKKAEMLLKQTDLKGYEIGEQVGITDPHYFSILFKKNMGRSMNEYRNCRE from the coding sequence ATGGGGGAACTAAAGGTCTTAATTGTCGATGATGAATATCTAATACGGAATTTGCTCAGAATGCGCATTGATTGGGAGAAGCAGGGCATGAAAATAATCGGGGAAGCCGCTCATGCCGCCGAAGCTCTTGAGTTTGTGGATAAGCACAGACCGGATGTTATTTTCACCGATATTTACATGCCTTCTATCGACGGTATTGAGTTTAGCGAAAGAGTGTTAAAGAAGTATCCCGATATCAAAATCGTAATTGTGACCGGCCACGACGAGTTTGAATATGCACGCAAAAGCATCAAAATCGGGATTTCGGATTTTATTTTGAAGCCGATTCACGCTTCAGAACTGCTTAGTGTAACTGAAAAGCTAAGAAAAACGATTGAAGAAGAGCGCACGCGTGAAAAGGAAATGGAAGTTCTGAAAGAGGAACTGAGGAGAAACCTTCCTTATCTGAAGGAAAAATTTCTATACCACTGGCTGAACGGCTCTCTCTCTAAAGAAGAAATTTATGAAAAAGCGGCGTATTTTCAAGTCCCTATGGGACGTGGCACAGAAGCATTTCAAATCGCTGTAATGGAAATTTCTTCTGTCTCAGCGACGCATACCGAGGAGCAGCTGATACTATTACGGATGGAATGCAGGAATAAGATTGAAGCCTTTTACAAGGACAACTCACAGGTCATTATTTTGATGGATACCCGGAATCAGATCGTGCTGATTTCCCAGAGCCAAGACAACCATCTTGTCTCTGACTGCGAATGGCTGATGGCAAATTTGCTCCATTTGGGCACATGTACAGTGAGCATCGGCATCGGGCGGAGACATGAACATATAGAGGCGGCACATCTCGGGTATGAGGAGGCCTGCCGCGCTCTGCATTATCAAGCTTTCGTGGGGAAAAATCAGGTTGTCTGTTTTGAAGATATCGTTGAGGGCGGGGATGAACAGTACCGTTCGAATACGGAGCTCCTTCGTCAGCTCCAGTTCTACATAAGTGTAGGCTCGTCTGAACGTGCGTCCCAGACTTTAGGTCAGATCTTTGATGTTTCGTTTGCCTCGGTATCACAGTTCCGGATGGCAGCCATGGATGTCATTATGGAGTGTCAGCGTGCGGCGATTGAACAGCAAATCGAAAATGAACACGTGTTTGACAAGGAAACGTTGGTGTCTATTCTTACCGCCGAGCTTTTACCGCAATTAATGCAGAGCCTGGAGCGGTATGTTCTGCATGTTGCCGGCGTTATCTATTCCAGACAGGAAGCTAAAGTAGGCAATCTGATCAGCCAGGTGAAAGATTACCTGGAGCATAATATCAGCAATCCTGAGGTGGGATTAGCGAGTACGGCGGCGGCTTTTTTTGTCAGTCCGGGACATTTGGGACGGCTAATGAAGAAGGAGACCGGGCAGACCTTCGTTGAGTACTTAACAAATTTACGCATGAAGAAGGCGGAGATGCTGCTGAAACAAACGGACTTAAAAGGGTATGAAATCGGCGAACAGGTGGGTATTACGGACCCGCATTATTTCAGTATCTTATTTAAAAAGAACATGGGCCGATCCATGAATGAATATAGGAACTGCAGGGAGTAG